The DNA region AAGTTGACTCACTGATATTCTTTTCAGTGCGAATGATCTATTAAATTTAATAACTGTGTAGACAGCATTAGTCCTTGCAGAATACCATTCTTTTATCAGCAATAAATGATCTAATGTGATAAATGCACGCTCAATAACCTTCGTCGGTTTTTGTCGCGTAAGTAACTGAAATTGTTTATAAGCAGGCATTGAAACAGCCGGAAGAACCATTAATACAATTTTACGTAATTCGCGTGGGCATGTATATATAAATTCCCTCATATGAGTGACAATAATATTCATCTCAATGACAATTCCTCGCTTTATCATTGAAATGAACAACACAAAGTTGTAAACAGTAGGCCGTCGGCCGAGAAACGGCGAGTGGTCTTTCATAATTAATTGATGTAAACAATAATAAGTCGTGAACTTTAAAAACTTGCAGGTGCAATTACCTTGATATAGCAATGTCAGGAATGAAGCTATACACCCATCGATTGAGtgatattttcaaagtaaaatatcGACTGCTTACCTCAGCGTCAATGCTTGCTGCTTTGGacactttcttttcctttctgattggttttaattCCGGCTTCTTCTCGTCCTCCGCGGCAATCTCATcgtcaatttctttttctagcTTGACAAGTTTTGGAGGTTCTATTCCATAGTTTGCACCCACTCTGGCAATTTCTAGTAGACACAATATCACTTCTCTTGGTTGCTTTTGAAGAACCAGCCCATCCGATTCAAAGAGAACTGAATCTTCAATCTCGATCTGTCGACACCACTGCAAGAAATGCGCTGCATTGTCCCGAGCAAAAAATGTGCCCGCTTTAGCGTTTTGGTGAAACTTGTTAGAGAACGGGGCAAGTGATTTCATTGATTTTCCAGCTTTTATGCAGTCTTGAGCAGCTGACTGTACGATCTGAGCAAGTTTACAAACCAGGACACCGTTATC from Pocillopora verrucosa isolate sample1 chromosome 1, ASM3666991v2, whole genome shotgun sequence includes:
- the LOC131786134 gene encoding growth arrest-specific protein 2, which translates into the protein MEEEGGRADMDLTSKIAERSEQDLLPLKEDLAEWLSRVLQEKITAENLLDCLDNGVLVCKLAQIVQSAAQDCIKAGKSMKSLAPFSNKFHQNAKAGTFFARDNAAHFLQWCRQIEIEDSVLFESDGLVLQKQPREVILCLLEIARVGANYGIEPPKLVKLEKEIDDEIAAEDEKKPELKPIRKEKKVSKAASIDAEVARLAAKYNVRIEKIKEGRYVVDGKINIFVRILRNHVMVRVGGGWDTLEHFISRHDPNKIGRILTSTPQACSHHHHHSQIPGMPCSAST